The nucleotide window GGCGGCGGGCCGGCCGCTGTCGCTCACCGTCGGCGTCGCGAACGTCGTGCCCAAGCTCGTCGTGCACCGCCTGCTCGAGCCGGCCGTGCGCGGCTCGCAGCCCATCCGCCTGGTCTGCCGCGAGGACAGCACGGAGGAACTGCTCGCCGACCTCGCCACGCACGCGCTCGACGTCGTCATCACCGACGTGCCGGCGCCGTCGCACGTTCGCGTCAAGGTGTTCAGCCACCTCCTCGGCGAGTCCGACACGACCATCTTCGCGGCCGAACCGCTGGCGGCGCGCCTGCGCCGCCGGTTCCCGCGCTCGCTGAACGACGCGCCCATGCTGCTGCCGACGCCGCAGACGGCCGCGCGTCGCGCTCTCGATCAATGGTTCGACGCCGAGGACGTGCACCCGCGCGTCATCGGCGAGTTCGACGACCCGGCGCTCATGAAGGCCTTCGGGCAGAGCGGCATGGCGGCGTTTCCGGGATCCTCGGCCATCGAGCGCGAGATCGTCCGTCAGTACCGCGTCCGGCCCATCGGCCGCGCGCGGGGCGTCAAGGAGCGGTACTACGCCGTGTCGGCGGAGCGGCGTCTCAAGCACCCCGGCGTCCTCGCGATCACGACCGCGGCCCGCACGGAGGTGTTCGGCGCGTAGCGCTCGCATAGCCTTTTTCGATATGAAGCGACAGAACTATCTATTTGCTCGCTGAGTCGCCCCGCTTCTATCGTCGGGGGAACGGGCCCGACGCCGGTCCCGGGAGGCGACGATGCCGCTGCTGTTTCCCTTTGCGGAGTACTGGAGCTTCTACGCGGGCTTCACCGGGTTCGTGCTGCTGCTGCTCGCGCTCGACCTCGGCGTCTTCCACCGGCGACCGCACGTCGTCTCGTTCCGCGAGTCGCTGGGCTGGTCGATCGTCTGGATCACGCTGGCGCTGATCTTCGCCTACGGCCTGTACCGGTATGCCGCCAGCCTGTTCGGCGCCGACATCGGCCGCCAGGTCGGCCTGGAGTTCCTCACCGGCTACGTCGTCGAGAAGTCGCTCGCGGTGGACAACGTGTTCGTGTTCGTCCTCGTGTTCGCGTACTTCGCGGTGCCGCCGCCCTACCAGCACAGGGTGCTGTTCTACGGCATCCTGGGCGCCCTCGTCCTGCGCGCGATCTTCATCGCGATCGGCGCCGCCCTGATGCAGTACCACGTCGTCGTGCTGCTGTTCGGCGCGTTCCTCGTGCTGACGGGCCTGAACATGTTGTGGGCACCCGAACGGAAGATCGAGCCGGACCGCAATCCGCTGGTCCGGCTCGTCCGGAGGCTCATGCCGGTGACGCCCGGGCTGCACGGCGCGCGGTTCGTCGTGAGGGTGCAGGGGCGATGGCACGCGACGCCGCTGCTCGTCGCGCTGCTGTTTCTCGAGATGAGCGACGTGATCTTCGCCGTGGACTCGGTGCCGGCCATCTTCGCGATCTCGCGCGAGCCGATGATCGTGTTCACGTCGAACGTGTTCGCCATCCTCGGGCTCAGGGCGATGTACTTCATGCTCGCGGGAGCCGTCGAACGTTTCCACCTGCTGAAGTACGGGCTCGCGCTCATCCTGATCTTCGTCGGGCTGAAGATGGTGTGGCTGAACCGCCTGTTCGGCGGCGAATTCCCGATCGGCCTGTCGCTGGCGATCATCGCCGGCCTGCTGGCCGGAAGCATCGCCGCGTCGCTGCTGTGGCCGAAGTCCGCCGACGGTGCGGGAGGGCCGCGCGATCGGACGTTGATCAGGGATTCAGGAACAGGACGTTGACGGGCGCCGGCGCGTCGACGAGCGGGCCGGCCGGCGTCAGGGCACCCGTGCCCTGATCGATGCTGAACACGGCCAGTGAGTTCGACTCCTGGTTGGCGGCGATCAGCCACCGGCCGGTCGGGTCAATCGAGAAGTTGCGCGGCGTCCGCCCGCGCGTGGGCTCGTGTTCGACGAGCGTCAGCCCGCCATCGGAGCCGACCCCGAAGACCGCGATGCTGTCGTGCCCGCGATTGGATCCGTACACGAACCGGCCGCTCGGGTGCACGTGGATCTCGGCGGTCGTCCCGATGGTCACGCCCTCGGGCCGCGTGGGCACGCTCGCACCTCTCGTGAACGTTCCGGACGCGCCGTCCCACACCAGGCCGGTAATCGTCGAGTCCAGCTCGTTGATGACGAACGCGTGCCGGCCGTCTGGATGGAACGCCGTGTGGCGTGGGCCGGCGCCCGGCGTCATCGACGCGAACGGCGGGTCGTTCGGCGTCAGCGCTCCCGTTGCCGCGTCGAAGCGGTAGACGAGCAGCTCGTCGAGGCCGAGATCGGTGCCGACGAGGAAGCGATTGTCGCCGCTGAACCAGACGGCGTGCCCGTGCGGCCCCTGCTGCCGCGCGGTCGGCCCGCGGCCTTGCCCGCCCACGACCGCGGCGGCCGGCGACAACGCGCCGTCCGCACCGACCGGCAGGAGCGCGTAGTTGCCACCCGTGTAGTTCGCGACCGCAAGGAAGCGGCCGCTGCGATCCAGCACCAAGTGGCACGGGTGTGCGCCGCGCGACGGCTGCACGCCGATCCTCGTGAGCCGGGCCGTGGCCGGATCGACGGCGAAGGCGCTGACGCTGCCGCTCGCGGCGCCCTCGAACGCATCGATCTCGTTGACGGCGAACACGACGCGGCCGTCGGCGCTCGCGGTGAGGAAGCTCGGGCTCGGCGTGTCGGCCGCGAGGCCCACCGGCGTGAGCGCGCCGCTCGCGTCGTCGAACCGGAACGCGTAGATGCCCTGGCTGCCGGTGTTGCCGCCCGTGTACGTCCCGACGTACACGATGCGCCCCGACGCCGGGGGCGCCGCATCCTGGCTGCACGCCGCACAGACCAACAGCAGGCACGTGGTGACGACGATGAAGGACATGACTCGCATGGGGAAGATCCTCGCGGCGATTCACGCCGCCGACGTGCCGGGCCGGCCGGCTTCGACGACGAGCGAGCCGTCGATTCGCGCGGGCGCGCCCGGCGTCGTGACCTGTTCCAGCACGGTGAAATCCGCGCGCATGGTCTCGGGCGTCGCCGTGCAGGCGATGTAGCCGCGGCGATTGCTGTGATACCGGAGGTGCGGGTTGACTCGCTGGATCTCGGTCCAGTTGGCGGCGCGGGCCGTGCCGTTGCCGCCAGACGAGATCGACGAGTTGGTGAACTCGACGGCGACGGTCTCGGACTCTGGGCGGCGGAAGTCGCGCTTGAGGTCGGCGCCGTAGTGCTGATGGACGTCGCCGGAGAGCACGATCGGGTTGGGGGCGCGCGTCTCCACCAGCTGGGCGAACAGCCGATCGCGCGCCGCCGGATAGCCGTCCCACTTGTCCACGCGGAACCCGTTGGGAGCGGACGCGTCGGGCAGGTCGCGCGCGAATGTCGGCACCTGCTGTCCGATGACCGTCCACCGGCAGCGGACGTCGGCCAGGTGATCGAACAGCCATCGCTCCTGTTCGGCGCCGAGCATCGTGCGTCCGGGATCGCGCAGTTCCGCACACTCGAACGGCTGGCCGTGTTCGCAGGCCTGGTTCGATCGGTATTGGCGGGTGTCGAGGACGCTCAAATCGATCAACGTGCCGAACTGGAACCGGCGGTAGAGACGGGCTGCCGGTCCGGACGGCAGCGCTTGATGGCGGACGGGCATCGATTCGTAGTACGCCTGGTACGCGGCGGCCCGGCGGAGGAGGAAGACTTCTGGCGGCGTGTCGTTCTCGTCCAGGTCGCCGGCGTAGTCGTTCTCCACCTCGTGATCGTCCCAGGTCACGATGAACGGCGCGGACGCATGAGCCGCGCGCAGGTCGGCGTCGAGCTTGTACTGCGCGTAGCGGTTCCGGTAGTCCACGAGCGTGTAGATCTCCTGGCCGGCGTGGCGCCGCGCCAACGCCTCGTTTCGGCCGCCATCGTCCCGCCCCTCGTAGATGTAGTCGCCCGTGTGGAAGACGAAGTCGAAGCGCTCTTCGGCGATCCGGCGGTACGCCGTGAAGTAGCCGGCCTCGAAGTGGCTGCAGCCGCAGACGGCGAATCGAAGGCGATCGACGCTGGCACCGGAAGCGGGCGCGGTTTTCGTGCGACCCGTGACGCTCAGCTCGCGGCCGACGCGGAAGCGATAGAAGTAGTCGCGCCCCGGATCCAGCCCGTCCACCTCGACGTGCACGGCGTGACCGAGCTCAGGCCGAGCGACCGCCGCGCCTTTCTGGACGATGCTGGCGAAGGCGGCATCGCGCGCCATTTCCCAGCCGACCTCCACGTTGGCCATGGGCATGCCGCCGCCTTCGAGAGGCTTCGGCGCGAGCCGCGTCCAGAGCACGACGCCCGTCGGCAGCGGATCGCCGGACGCGACGCCCAGCGTGAACGGGTACTCGGCGAACGCCATCTGGGTGAGGACGCGCGTCGACGCGGCAGGCAGCACGACGGCGGCCGTGCCGAGCTTCCAGGCCGCGTTGAGCAGCTCGCGCCTCGACAGGCCGGCGACGACGCGTTCGTAGTGTCGGACGTTCGGTCGGCGATGGAACATGGTGGCGTTGATCCTCGCGTCGCGATGTGACGACCGCATGACCCACGGGCGGACGCCGCTCCGCCGCGACGATTCGTACGGGAGGGCGGCCGATCCACGCGTCCGCTCATGGTTCCAGAGGTTTCGACTGCGGCAGTCTACTGCATCGCACGGCGTCAGGAATATTCCCGATTGGGCCCGGGATCGCAGCCAGGGCGGCGCGAACGCCGCGCCGACGGCGGCGGTACGACTCGTGCTCCTCTCGTCCGCCGGAGGCGTATGCAGGCGAACGAGCTGCCGCGTTTCGATCCGTCGGACAACGAGACCGGATGCTGTCCGCGGTTTCATCCCGAGCCCTGGGAGAACCAGGATCTCCATTTCGATCGCAAGCCGTTCGTGCGCGCATCGACGATCAGCCTGTTTCACGTGCCCTTGAACATGGGATCCGTGTTCTCGCGAACCTGGACGGCGATCCAGCAGGCGCATGCCGATACCGGCGGGTTTCTCGTGCTGAGCCGGGACGAGGGGCCCTGGCACGCCGAGCACCTCTTCGCCGTGGATCGCCCGGTGCCAGGCGCGCAGATGGTCGAGCTGTCGGGCGACTTCATGACGCGGGTCTTCGAGGGACCCTACTCGGAAGCGCGAACCTGGTGCGACCAGATGACCGAGCACGTCCGCGCGAAGGGAAAGGCGCTCGACTCGCTGTACTTCTTCTACACGACGTGCCCGCGCTGCGCGAAGCACTACGGGAAGAACTACGTCGTCGGCGTGGCCCAGGTGCACTGACGCGCTCGCGCGTGCGGCGCGCGCGGATATGCTTCCAGCCGCGGTTTCTCCATGGACACGTCTCAGGTTGCCGGGCTGGTGATTGCCGCGCTGGGCGGCGCGGCCGTGGGCCTC belongs to Acidobacteriota bacterium and includes:
- the nhaR gene encoding transcriptional activator NhaR; this encodes MDWLNYHHLLYFWTVVREGGVSRAAEKLRLAQPTVSAQVRQLEQAIGERLLERQGRRLVLTDVGRLVHRYADEMFGIGRELMETLKGRPAAGRPLSLTVGVANVVPKLVVHRLLEPAVRGSQPIRLVCREDSTEELLADLATHALDVVITDVPAPSHVRVKVFSHLLGESDTTIFAAEPLAARLRRRFPRSLNDAPMLLPTPQTAARRALDQWFDAEDVHPRVIGEFDDPALMKAFGQSGMAAFPGSSAIEREIVRQYRVRPIGRARGVKERYYAVSAERRLKHPGVLAITTAARTEVFGA
- a CDS encoding TerC family protein, with protein sequence MPLLFPFAEYWSFYAGFTGFVLLLLALDLGVFHRRPHVVSFRESLGWSIVWITLALIFAYGLYRYAASLFGADIGRQVGLEFLTGYVVEKSLAVDNVFVFVLVFAYFAVPPPYQHRVLFYGILGALVLRAIFIAIGAALMQYHVVVLLFGAFLVLTGLNMLWAPERKIEPDRNPLVRLVRRLMPVTPGLHGARFVVRVQGRWHATPLLVALLFLEMSDVIFAVDSVPAIFAISREPMIVFTSNVFAILGLRAMYFMLAGAVERFHLLKYGLALILIFVGLKMVWLNRLFGGEFPIGLSLAIIAGLLAGSIAASLLWPKSADGAGGPRDRTLIRDSGTGR
- a CDS encoding lactonase family protein, which encodes MRVMSFIVVTTCLLLVCAACSQDAAPPASGRIVYVGTYTGGNTGSQGIYAFRFDDASGALTPVGLAADTPSPSFLTASADGRVVFAVNEIDAFEGAASGSVSAFAVDPATARLTRIGVQPSRGAHPCHLVLDRSGRFLAVANYTGGNYALLPVGADGALSPAAAVVGGQGRGPTARQQGPHGHAVWFSGDNRFLVGTDLGLDELLVYRFDAATGALTPNDPPFASMTPGAGPRHTAFHPDGRHAFVINELDSTITGLVWDGASGTFTRGASVPTRPEGVTIGTTAEIHVHPSGRFVYGSNRGHDSIAVFGVGSDGGLTLVEHEPTRGRTPRNFSIDPTGRWLIAANQESNSLAVFSIDQGTGALTPAGPLVDAPAPVNVLFLNP
- a CDS encoding alkaline phosphatase D family protein — protein: MFHRRPNVRHYERVVAGLSRRELLNAAWKLGTAAVVLPAASTRVLTQMAFAEYPFTLGVASGDPLPTGVVLWTRLAPKPLEGGGMPMANVEVGWEMARDAAFASIVQKGAAVARPELGHAVHVEVDGLDPGRDYFYRFRVGRELSVTGRTKTAPASGASVDRLRFAVCGCSHFEAGYFTAYRRIAEERFDFVFHTGDYIYEGRDDGGRNEALARRHAGQEIYTLVDYRNRYAQYKLDADLRAAHASAPFIVTWDDHEVENDYAGDLDENDTPPEVFLLRRAAAYQAYYESMPVRHQALPSGPAARLYRRFQFGTLIDLSVLDTRQYRSNQACEHGQPFECAELRDPGRTMLGAEQERWLFDHLADVRCRWTVIGQQVPTFARDLPDASAPNGFRVDKWDGYPAARDRLFAQLVETRAPNPIVLSGDVHQHYGADLKRDFRRPESETVAVEFTNSSISSGGNGTARAANWTEIQRVNPHLRYHSNRRGYIACTATPETMRADFTVLEQVTTPGAPARIDGSLVVEAGRPGTSAA